A single genomic interval of Spinacia oleracea cultivar Varoflay chromosome 6, BTI_SOV_V1, whole genome shotgun sequence harbors:
- the LOC110796016 gene encoding uncharacterized protein has protein sequence MKDLSFFFRKSLMGSKMGRGFRNGCNDDNSTSTLNQSKQPSSSSAAATAPISSQERRRPSSCSTTYMENDQNNLNVPARKSVTLEEMILQLELEEEMARKEKAGYYKYKEEMNFPRRMSCVNNSDILRSARNALNQYPRFSLDGRDAMYRSSFRKSNAAGPRVIDGVKLGRILHLPGSVGGENVIWCKPGVVATLMGLEAMPLPVSSLYKTKNNINRDNSNRDNSKKVLCNAIRNQNLKRREKNERQQMRQVRNSDVSCDEIKRLGRGSGHSHGRGRDRDRGGSHGSSSNGYCVMNPVAVEPVCGLGRPLSWPAPYTYS, from the coding sequence ATGAAAGACCTCTCTTTCTTCTTCCGTAAGAGCTTGATGGGTTCGAAAATGGGCCGAGGCTTTCGCAACGGTTGCAACGACGACAACTCCACCTCAACTCTCAACCAATCAAAACAACCCTCCTCTTCGTCGGCGGCGGCGACAGCCCCAATATCATCCCAAGAACGACGACGACCGTCCTCTTGTTCGACAACCTACATGGAAAATGACCAAAATAACCTCAACGTGCCCGCTAGGAAAAGCGTAACCTTAGAAGAAATGATTCTTCAACTCGAATTAGAGGAGGAAATGGCAAGGAAGGAGAAAGCAGGGTATTACAAGTACAAAGAAGAAATGAACTTCCCACGTAGGATGTCGTGTGTGAACAACTCCGATATCTTACGATCAGCAAGGAATGCGTTGAATCAGTACCCTCGATTCTCCCTTGATGGGAGGGATGCCATGTATAGGTCTTCCTTCCGTAAAAGTAACGCCGCCGGGCCACGTGTTATTGACGGGGTTAAACTAGGGAGGATATTGCATTTGCCGGGGAGTGTAGGTGGGGAAAATGTTATATGGTGTAAGCCAGGGGTTGTGGCTACGTTAATGGGGTTAGAGGCTATGCCTTTGCCTGTTAGTAGTCTTTACAAAACTAAGAATAATATTAATAGAGACAATAGTAATAGGGATAATAGTAAGAAAGTTTTGTGTAATGCTATTAGGAATCAGAATTTGAAAAGGAGGGAGAAAAACGAACGACAACAAATGAGGCAAGTTAGGAATTCCGACGTCAGTTGTGACGAAATTAAGAGATTAGGCCGTGGTAGTGGTCATAGTCATGGTCGTGGTCGTGATCGTGATCGTGGTGGTAGTCATGGTTCTTCTTCAAATGGGTATTGTGTCATGAACCCTGTTGCTGTGGAGCCTGTATGTGGGTTAGGGAGACCGTTATCATGGCCAGCTCCTTACACTTACAGTTAG
- the LOC110796000 gene encoding uncharacterized protein, whose product MMRTEVLKVYREVLKATRKSFSGDTQMLQASAMEVRTKFEENKNVKSEADIQRLISEAQEASHFISTMIVQAKLNERGGYEVKASKDHAGATLEVPSEEILKTAA is encoded by the exons ATGATGAGGACGGAAGTGCTTAAAGTGTACAGAGAAGTACTGAAAGCCACTCGAAAATCATTTTCTGGAGATACCCAGATGCTTCAAGCTTCTGCCATGGAAGTCCGCACCAAATTCGAGGAGAACAAAAATGTCAAATCCGAAGCCGATATTCAGAGACTCATTTCCGAAGCTCAGGAGGCTTCCCATTTCATCTCCACCATGATCGTCCAAGCCAAGCTCAATGAACGTGGTGGCTATG AAGTGAAAGCAAGTAAAGATCACGCTGGTGCAACATTGGAGGTTCCATCGGAGGAGATTCTGAAGACAGCAGCATAG
- the LOC130463575 gene encoding uncharacterized protein produces MSFEGTWYTWERGLTPETRVRERLDRVLASPSWYSLFPGVGVEPLMRYKSDHAALLVRAKTAGKQKRKKKGKGYKFETSWLLDEECEQVVKEAWNRAVGESVERKLAAVASSLVGWSGTSTILEKTLDDLHAKHEAYWYLRSRALEVKDGDKNTKYFHHKASQRRQRNNISGLTDKDGVWQDDEVRVEEIVVDYYKELFSSSSPSAENLNEVLQHVPNTISAENNAELLKPYTKEEVHEALQ; encoded by the exons ATGAGCTTTGAGGGCACTTGGTACACATGGGAACGGGGTTTAACTCCAGAAACACGTGTACGTGAGCGACTTGATCGAGTGCTGGCGTCTCCATCCTGGTACTCGTTGTTTCCTGGTGTTGGTGTTGAACCCTTAATGCGTTACAAATCAGACCATGCTGCTTTATTAGTAAGGGCAAAAACGGCTGGAAAAcagaaaagaaagaagaaggggAAGGGGTACAAATTTGAAACTAGCTGGCTGCTTGACGAAGAGTGTGAACAAGTGGTCAAGGAGGCATGGAACAGGGCGGTGGGCGAGTCAGTAGAGAGGAAGCTAGCTGCTGTAGCTAGTAGTTTGGTAGGCTGGAGTGGGACGAG CACTATCCTTGAGAAAACCCTTGACGACCTCCATGCAAAACACGAAGCTTATTGGTACTTGCGATCCCGAGCTTTGGAGGTTAAAGACGGGGACAAAAATACTAAGTACTTTCATCACAAAGCTTCTCAAAGGAGGCAACGCAACAACATTTCTGGACTCACGGATAAGGACGGTGTGTGGCAGGATGATGAGGTCAGAGTAGAGGAGATTGTGGTGGATTACTATAAAGAGCTCTTTAGCTCTTCGAGCCCATCAGCAGAAAATCTCAATGAGGTGTTACAGCATGTGCCAAACACCATTTCGGCGGAAAATAATGCGGAATTACTCAAACCGTACACCAAGGAGGAAGTTCACGAAGCTCTCCAATAG
- the LOC110796030 gene encoding translationally-controlled tumor protein homolog, producing the protein MLIYEDLISGDELLSDSYECKELFNGCLWEVDGKWVVKENRGVFNIGANPSAEVGEDDNEAVDDGETVKVVDIVDNFRLQEQPAYDKKQFVAWVKRYIKTLVTKLEADKAVQFKKNVEAATKFLMSKMSELQFFVGESMHDDGATVMAYYKDGATDPSFFYFAHGLKGVKC; encoded by the coding sequence ATGTTGATCTACGAGGATCTGATTAGTGGTGACGAGCTTTTATCGGACTCGTACGAGTGCAAGGAACTCTTCAATGGATGTCTATGGGAGGTAGATGGAAAGTGGGTTGTTAAAGAAAACCGTGGTGTTTTCAACATTGGTGCTAATCCTTCAGCTGAAGTTGGAGAAGACGACAACGAAGCTGTTGATGATGGTGAAACTGTTAAAGTTGTTGACATTGTTGACAACTTTAGACTCCAAGAACAACCTGCTTATGATAAGAAGCAATTTGTTGCATGGGTTAAGAGATACATCAAGACTCTTGTTACCAAATTGGAGGCTGATAAGGCTGTTCAGTTTAAGAAGAATGTCGAAGCTGCGACTAAGTTTCTAATGTCGAAGATGAGTGAACTTCAGTTTTTTGTGGGTGAGAGTATGCATGATGATGGTGCTACTGTTATGGCTTACTATAAAGATGGTGCTACTGACCCGTCTTTCTTCTACTTTGCTCATGGTCTTAAGGGAGTCAAGTGTTAA
- the LOC110796017 gene encoding pectinesterase inhibitor 6 — MTILALFLALLISTLLHNVVVHGENYSYVNEACSVTRYQDLCVKSLSSYSNNAKRSPSRWARAGVSVTLSEVKSVSQYVNTMTSGGHMRGTRNRAALADCVECIQDALNNLHKSLGVLKRLNNNGGFNEQMNDVLTWLSAALTNQDTCINGFEGGRKNKEITSLCDKVQNASYITSNALALALVNKLASTGLQHYLGANP; from the coding sequence ATGACAATACTCGCATTATTCCTCGCCTTGTTAATTTCAACATTATTACATAATGTTGTTGTTCATGGTGAGAATTACTCGTATGTTAATGAAGCATGTAGTGTGACAAGATACCAAGACCTCTGTGTCAAGTCCTTATCCTCCTACTCAAACAACGCGAAAAGGAGTCCTAGCCGTTGGGCACGAGCCGGGGTGTCGGTGACCTTATCGGAGGTCAAGTCTGTGTCACAATACGTTAACACTATGACGAGTGGTGGTCATATGCGAGGAACACGAAACAGGGCTGCTCTGGCTGATTGTGTGGAGTGCATTCAAGATGCGCTAAACAATCTTCATAAATCACTTGGAGTGTTAAAAAGGCTTAATAATAATGGTGGGTTTAATGAGCAAATGAACGATGTTTTAACATGGTTAAGTGCTGCTTTAACTAATCAAGATACTTGTATTAACGGTTTCGAGGGCGGTCGGAAAAATAAGGAAATTACTAGTTTGTGTGATAAGGTTCAGAATGCTAGTTATATTACTAGTAATGCTCTTGCTCTTGCTCTTGTTAATAAGCTTGCTTCTACTGGACTGCAACACTATTTGGGTGCCAATCCATAG